The following coding sequences lie in one Sphingomonas sp. M1-B02 genomic window:
- a CDS encoding DsbA family protein: MERLLRNPFMLLGAFIASAFLGAALFALIQSRIPSLNGPSIRGYLLAHPEVLPEAMEQLQAREAAKAEKVQQSAQAALPQHLPAVRKAYAGAWAGNPQGDVTVVAFMDYACGYCRASLPGIAELIAKDPNVRVVYREFPVLGPESGVAARWALAAAEQGKYGAFHDALYAEGSPSSETIAIAAGKAGLDRARADAAAKSASVEQEVANNHKLGEALAVSGTPSWVVGDKLLYGARDYAGLAAAVTEARAGK; the protein is encoded by the coding sequence ATGGAACGGCTGTTGCGCAATCCCTTCATGCTGCTCGGCGCGTTCATCGCCTCGGCCTTTCTGGGCGCTGCCCTGTTCGCGCTGATCCAGTCGCGGATTCCGTCGCTCAACGGACCGTCGATCCGCGGCTATCTGCTCGCGCACCCCGAAGTGTTGCCCGAAGCGATGGAGCAATTGCAGGCGCGCGAGGCGGCGAAGGCGGAGAAGGTGCAGCAATCTGCGCAGGCGGCGCTGCCGCAGCATCTGCCGGCGGTGCGCAAGGCCTATGCCGGTGCCTGGGCAGGCAATCCGCAGGGCGACGTCACCGTCGTCGCCTTCATGGACTATGCCTGCGGCTATTGCCGGGCGAGCCTGCCCGGCATCGCCGAGCTGATCGCCAAGGATCCGAACGTACGCGTGGTCTATCGCGAGTTTCCGGTACTTGGCCCCGAGAGCGGCGTCGCGGCGCGCTGGGCGCTGGCAGCGGCCGAGCAGGGCAAATATGGTGCGTTCCACGATGCGCTCTATGCCGAGGGTTCGCCGAGCAGCGAGACGATTGCGATCGCAGCGGGGAAGGCCGGGCTCGATCGGGCGCGCGCCGATGCGGCGGCGAAGTCGGCTTCGGTCGAGCAGGAGGTGGCGAACAACCATAAGCTGGGCGAGGCGCTGGCGGTGAGCGGTACGCCGAGCTGGGTGGTGGGCGACAAATTGCTCTACGGCGCGCGCGATTATGCCGGGCTCGCGGCGGCGGTGACCGAGGCGCGCGCGGGCAAATAA
- a CDS encoding N-acetylmuramoyl-L-alanine amidase, whose translation MLLNWTPHGSSRHIARVLFLLALLSGWLTGVPSWAGVVQEVRVQGDRVVVKFDTPVTQASAFMLAGPQRIALDLHGAEPGSDARAGGVVSGIRQGSQGQSGMRIVFDLARPAIVTEGTFGKDGRTLTLQLRTVDDARFARAAAERRMSFLPPLTYLQPSSRHPYSVAMALPRRAPAAPLPKVYGDADRPLVVIDAGHGGHDPGALSPTGDLREKDLTLKVAFAIRDALLKSGRVRVALTREDDRFLILQERYGLARRLKADLFISVHCDSAGNTEASGATVYTLSEVASDKEAARLAGRENKADILAGVDLGVASPDISSILIDLTQRETMNTSASFARLLGREAQPLIPVKANWHRMASLMVLKAPDMPSILFETGYISNARDAEFLASRDGQQRVAQSVRKAVEIHFATRLASR comes from the coding sequence ATGCTTTTGAACTGGACCCCCCACGGTTCATCACGGCATATCGCGCGGGTGCTTTTCCTGCTTGCCCTTCTCTCCGGTTGGTTGACCGGAGTGCCTAGCTGGGCAGGTGTTGTGCAGGAAGTGCGCGTCCAGGGCGATCGCGTCGTTGTGAAGTTCGACACGCCGGTGACTCAAGCGAGCGCGTTCATGCTCGCGGGGCCGCAACGTATTGCCTTGGACCTGCATGGCGCCGAACCCGGTAGCGATGCGCGGGCAGGCGGTGTCGTTTCTGGCATCCGCCAAGGGTCGCAGGGCCAGAGCGGCATGCGCATCGTCTTCGATCTCGCCCGCCCCGCCATCGTCACCGAAGGCACATTCGGCAAGGACGGCCGCACGCTCACGCTCCAGCTGCGCACCGTCGACGATGCCCGCTTCGCGCGCGCCGCGGCGGAGCGGCGGATGAGCTTCCTGCCCCCGCTCACCTATCTCCAGCCGTCGAGCCGGCACCCCTATAGCGTCGCGATGGCGCTACCGCGCCGTGCGCCCGCGGCGCCACTTCCCAAAGTCTATGGCGACGCGGATCGCCCGCTGGTCGTGATCGATGCCGGTCATGGCGGGCACGATCCCGGCGCGCTCTCGCCGACAGGCGACCTGCGCGAAAAGGATCTGACGCTCAAGGTCGCCTTCGCGATCCGCGATGCATTGCTGAAATCCGGCCGGGTTCGCGTCGCGCTGACACGCGAGGACGACCGCTTCCTGATCCTGCAGGAGCGCTACGGACTTGCACGCAGGCTCAAGGCCGATCTGTTCATCTCCGTCCATTGCGACAGCGCCGGCAACACCGAGGCCTCGGGCGCGACCGTCTACACGCTTTCCGAAGTCGCCTCGGACAAGGAGGCCGCGCGGCTGGCGGGACGCGAGAACAAGGCCGATATCCTCGCCGGAGTCGATCTGGGCGTCGCCAGCCCGGACATCTCGTCGATCCTGATCGACCTGACCCAGCGCGAGACGATGAATACGTCCGCCAGCTTCGCCCGTCTGCTCGGCCGCGAGGCGCAGCCGCTGATCCCGGTCAAGGCCAACTGGCACCGGATGGCGTCGCTGATGGTTCTCAAGGCGCCCGACATGCCTTCGATCCTGTTCGAGACCGGCTATATCTCGAACGCGCGCGATGCCGAATTCCTGGCGTCGCGCGACGGCCAGCAACGGGTTGCGCAGAGCGTCCGCAAGGCCGTCGAAATCCATTTCGCCACACGCCTCGCATCGCGCTGA
- a CDS encoding Rne/Rng family ribonuclease: MTMRMLIDARHREETRVAVVKGNRIEEFDFESAERKQLKGNIYLAKVTRVEPSLQAAFIDYGGNRHGFLAFSEIHPDYYQIPKEDRDALLREEAEHAAEEAALRAEEDDDDHALESEDGVEVLERSHDDEHDEHDHDDEAFETEEASEGDGERGGGRGRGRGRGGKRRGGEDSPAEALRERRMNLRRRYKIQDVIRRRQVLLVQVVKEERGNKGAALTTYLSLAGRYCVLMPNTAHGGGISRKISSAADRKRLKSIMSDMALPPSMGCIVRTAGLQRTKTEIKRDFDYLARLWDGIREETLKSTAPALVYGDSDLMKRAIRDIYNKDIDEVIVEGEDGYRQAREFMKLLMPSHAKKVKQYADAVPLFQRAGVEEQLSAMYHPVVQLKSGGYLVINPTEALVSIDINSGRSTREHSIEQTATQTNLEAAAEIARQLRLRDMAGLVVIDFIDMDHSSNVRKVEKAMKEALKNDRARIQVGRISAFGLMEMSRQRLRTGVLEASTRQCPHCEGTGLVRTASSAGLSALRMIEDEAARGRGSQITLRASQEAAFYLLNRKRGELAEIEDRYGVLVEVISDGEVEGARMSVEASGPPPAHAPRIERLIEEPEDDYVEEIDEEEEEEEEEAEAPRAREPREAREGREEGDGEGRGKRRRRRRGRGRRRDGETGVEGEGEAERDEERGEPIESEEAVDAVEAVSSERPEGEEGEGRGKRRRRGRRGGRRGGSSSEDAAVEAGEDALGEGESAGEAEAPAAPEPEAEAAPAPKRSRRKKAVVEAEAAADEPPVAEAPAAEEAPVEPTPAPKRSRRKKADVVAEVAPDAAEPAPEAEPAAEAAPAPKRRSSRRKAVVDVTETPAEAVAEATADASADTPTEAEPALQDLTPDADGTDESSPRRGWWQRTFGA; the protein is encoded by the coding sequence ATGACCATGCGTATGCTGATCGACGCACGCCACCGGGAGGAAACCCGTGTGGCTGTCGTCAAAGGGAACCGGATCGAGGAATTTGATTTCGAGTCCGCCGAGCGAAAGCAGCTCAAAGGAAATATCTATCTAGCCAAGGTTACCCGGGTCGAGCCGTCGCTGCAGGCGGCGTTCATCGACTATGGCGGCAATCGCCACGGCTTCCTGGCCTTCTCCGAAATCCATCCCGATTATTACCAGATCCCCAAGGAGGATCGCGACGCGCTGTTGCGTGAAGAGGCCGAGCATGCCGCCGAAGAGGCTGCATTGCGTGCCGAGGAAGATGACGACGATCACGCCCTCGAGTCTGAAGACGGCGTGGAAGTGCTCGAGCGGTCGCACGACGACGAGCATGACGAGCACGACCATGACGACGAGGCGTTCGAGACCGAAGAGGCTTCGGAGGGCGATGGCGAGCGCGGCGGTGGTCGCGGGCGTGGACGCGGCCGGGGCGGCAAGCGCCGCGGTGGCGAGGACAGCCCCGCGGAGGCACTGCGCGAGCGCCGGATGAACCTGCGCCGTCGCTACAAGATCCAGGACGTGATCCGCCGCCGCCAGGTGCTGCTGGTCCAGGTCGTCAAGGAAGAACGCGGCAACAAGGGTGCGGCGCTGACGACCTATCTGTCGCTGGCCGGCCGTTACTGCGTGCTGATGCCCAACACCGCGCACGGCGGCGGCATTTCGCGCAAGATCAGCTCGGCTGCCGATCGCAAGCGTCTCAAGTCGATCATGTCCGACATGGCATTGCCGCCCTCGATGGGCTGCATCGTCCGTACCGCCGGGCTTCAGCGCACCAAGACCGAGATCAAGCGCGACTTCGATTATCTGGCCCGACTGTGGGACGGGATTCGCGAGGAGACGCTGAAGTCGACCGCGCCGGCGCTCGTTTATGGCGACAGCGACCTGATGAAGCGCGCGATCCGCGACATCTACAACAAGGATATCGACGAGGTGATCGTCGAAGGCGAGGACGGCTATCGCCAGGCCAGGGAGTTCATGAAGCTCCTGATGCCGAGCCACGCCAAGAAGGTGAAGCAATATGCCGACGCGGTGCCGCTGTTCCAGCGCGCCGGGGTCGAAGAGCAATTGTCGGCGATGTACCATCCGGTGGTGCAGCTGAAGTCCGGCGGCTATCTGGTGATCAACCCGACCGAGGCGCTGGTCTCGATCGACATCAACTCGGGCCGCTCGACGCGCGAACATTCGATCGAGCAGACCGCGACCCAGACCAACCTCGAGGCCGCCGCCGAAATCGCCCGCCAGCTGCGCCTGCGCGACATGGCCGGGCTGGTCGTGATCGATTTCATCGACATGGATCATTCGTCGAACGTCCGTAAGGTCGAGAAGGCGATGAAGGAGGCGCTGAAGAACGATCGCGCCCGCATCCAGGTCGGTCGCATCAGCGCCTTCGGCCTCATGGAGATGAGCCGCCAGCGGCTGCGCACCGGCGTGCTCGAAGCATCGACTCGTCAGTGCCCGCATTGCGAGGGCACCGGGCTCGTCCGTACCGCATCGTCGGCGGGCCTGTCGGCGCTGCGCATGATCGAGGACGAGGCCGCGCGCGGGCGCGGCTCGCAGATCACGCTGCGCGCCAGCCAGGAAGCGGCCTTCTACCTGCTCAATCGCAAGCGCGGCGAGCTGGCCGAGATCGAGGATCGCTACGGCGTGCTGGTCGAGGTGATTTCGGACGGCGAAGTCGAGGGTGCGCGCATGTCGGTCGAGGCCTCGGGCCCGCCGCCGGCGCATGCGCCGCGGATCGAACGGCTGATCGAAGAGCCCGAAGACGATTATGTCGAGGAGATCGACGAGGAAGAGGAAGAGGAAGAAGAGGAGGCCGAGGCCCCCCGCGCCCGCGAACCCCGCGAAGCCCGTGAGGGCCGCGAAGAGGGTGACGGCGAGGGTCGCGGCAAGCGCCGCCGTCGTCGTCGGGGCCGTGGTCGTCGCCGCGATGGCGAGACCGGTGTCGAGGGCGAAGGCGAGGCCGAGCGCGACGAAGAGCGCGGCGAGCCGATCGAGAGCGAAGAGGCAGTCGACGCGGTAGAGGCGGTATCGTCCGAGCGACCCGAAGGCGAGGAAGGCGAAGGTCGCGGCAAGCGTCGTCGCCGGGGCCGCCGTGGCGGCCGCCGTGGCGGATCGTCGAGCGAGGACGCCGCCGTCGAAGCGGGCGAAGACGCTCTGGGCGAAGGCGAGTCGGCGGGAGAGGCAGAAGCGCCTGCCGCGCCCGAGCCGGAAGCCGAAGCGGCCCCCGCGCCGAAGCGCAGCCGTCGCAAGAAGGCCGTCGTGGAGGCAGAGGCTGCGGCCGATGAGCCTCCTGTCGCAGAAGCGCCCGCTGCCGAGGAAGCTCCCGTGGAGCCGACCCCGGCACCCAAGCGCAGCCGTCGCAAGAAGGCGGACGTCGTTGCCGAAGTGGCGCCGGATGCCGCCGAGCCCGCGCCCGAAGCCGAGCCTGCTGCCGAGGCGGCGCCCGCGCCCAAGCGCCGGAGCAGCCGCCGCAAGGCCGTCGTCGACGTGACGGAAACGCCGGCCGAAGCGGTGGCGGAAGCAACGGCCGACGCTTCCGCCGATACCCCCACCGAGGCCGAGCCCGCGCTGCAGGACCTGACGCCTGACGCGGACGGGACCGACGAATCTTCCCCGCGCCGCGGTTGGTGGCAGCGGACCTTCGGGGCCTGA
- a CDS encoding M48 family metalloprotease gives MKRLAALLALLCLTCFVARPALAQSLLRDAETEALLNDMSRPILIAAGLSPANFKVVLVQDQSINAFVAGGQIVYIHSGLIDAADTANEVQGVIAHEIGHIVAGHAVFQNDGGFTNISILSLLLGAAAMAAGSPEAGTGLMMMGQRAAIGKYLAFSRVQESSADAAGARFLTSANITGRGMLTFFNKLTALQHRYGFYSTNPEMDPFSQTHPMSADRVETLKGDLQKAPDWNKPLDANIERRFKRVQAKLRGYTREPEATMRLYPKSDQSAPAHYARAYAYHKSGYSDQAAAETAALVKAAPEDPYFLELEGQILLESGKPKEAIEPLRQATLRSNNQPLIAATFGHALIATEDRANLVEAETVLRQAVARDKENPFAWMQLGTVYERKGDEARTALATAERAHLMGDSRVALMSARGAMAALPQGSSDWIRAQDIMMVSQTAVEEARRKGRRIAN, from the coding sequence ATGAAGCGCCTTGCCGCCTTGCTGGCCCTCTTGTGCCTGACCTGTTTCGTGGCGCGCCCGGCGCTTGCGCAATCGCTGCTCCGCGACGCCGAGACCGAAGCGCTGCTGAACGACATGTCGCGGCCGATTCTGATCGCCGCCGGGCTTTCACCCGCCAATTTCAAGGTCGTGCTGGTGCAGGACCAGTCGATCAACGCCTTCGTCGCGGGTGGACAAATCGTCTATATCCACTCCGGGCTGATCGACGCGGCGGACACCGCCAACGAAGTCCAAGGCGTGATCGCGCACGAGATCGGCCATATCGTCGCCGGCCATGCCGTCTTCCAGAATGACGGCGGCTTCACCAACATCTCGATCCTGAGCCTGTTGCTCGGCGCCGCGGCGATGGCCGCGGGCTCGCCCGAGGCCGGCACCGGCCTGATGATGATGGGCCAGCGCGCGGCGATCGGCAAATATCTGGCGTTCAGCCGCGTCCAGGAATCGTCGGCGGACGCGGCCGGCGCGCGCTTCCTCACCTCGGCCAACATCACCGGCAGGGGGATGCTGACCTTCTTCAACAAGCTAACCGCGCTCCAGCACCGCTACGGCTTCTATTCGACCAATCCGGAGATGGATCCCTTTTCGCAGACCCACCCGATGTCGGCGGACCGTGTCGAGACGCTGAAGGGAGATTTGCAGAAGGCGCCGGACTGGAACAAGCCGCTCGACGCGAATATCGAGCGGCGCTTCAAGCGCGTCCAGGCGAAGCTGCGCGGCTATACCCGCGAGCCGGAGGCGACGATGCGGCTCTATCCGAAGAGCGATCAGTCTGCGCCGGCGCATTATGCGCGGGCCTATGCCTACCATAAATCGGGTTATTCCGATCAGGCGGCGGCGGAGACCGCGGCGCTGGTCAAGGCTGCGCCCGAAGACCCCTATTTCCTCGAGCTCGAAGGGCAGATCCTGCTCGAATCGGGCAAGCCGAAGGAGGCTATCGAGCCCTTGCGGCAGGCGACGCTGCGATCGAACAACCAGCCGCTGATCGCCGCGACCTTCGGCCATGCGCTGATCGCGACCGAGGACCGCGCCAATCTGGTCGAAGCCGAGACGGTGCTTCGCCAGGCAGTCGCGCGCGACAAGGAGAATCCCTTCGCCTGGATGCAATTGGGCACCGTCTATGAGCGGAAGGGCGACGAGGCGCGCACTGCACTCGCCACCGCCGAGCGCGCGCATCTGATGGGCGATTCGCGAGTCGCGCTGATGAGTGCGCGCGGGGCGATGGCGGCGCTGCCGCAGGGCTCGTCCGATTGGATCCGCGCGCAGGATATCATGATGGTCTCGCAGACCGCAGTCGAGGAGGCGCGGCGCAAGGGCCGGCGCATCGCGAATTGA
- a CDS encoding penicillin-binding protein 1A — translation MADGSISSFKMRITREIGGVRGFFARVRHRWWFRSLALLALLGGIGLLLIWIFIARNLPSVDTLRSYEPPLPTNVRSYDGTPIHSYARERRVQLSYPEYPKQLVHAFLSAEDKTFFSHHGVDIPGVISALINNLTSSGRPVGASTITQQVAKNLLVGNEASYVRKAKEGILAWRIENTLSKEQILELYLNSIELGRNAGGVAAASEAYFGKDLDALTLPQMAYLAILPKGPANYDPDRHAERAIERRNWVLGQMADNGFISPAERDAARAAPLGTVPRQTPKFERVGGYFVEEVRRQLMDKFGETNAAGPYSVYGGGLWVRTSLDPRLQQYAQKALRDGLLRLERGRGWSGPLNEKPLDLARGWLQPFLNTNIGVDYENWRAAVAIAREGDSWQLGFDDGTTGRLPRWAATMPVRGKGGEAFNAIEAGDILVVAPESAGTFALRSVPRISGGMVVEDPRTGQVLAMQGGFDSRIQSFNRATQAQRQPGSTIKPLVYAAAMEQGLSPSTIVVDGPFCVWQGANLGQKCFRNFGNMRGAGPKTLRWGVEQSRNLMTVQVANQIGMDKVVDLIQRVGISKQKSPPYLSYALGAGETTVMRMVNAYAILVNHGRALTPSLIDFVQDRRGEVIWPENWRACEKCNAPDWDRGPMPRPVTRARQVIEPMSAYQIVHITEGVIQRGTATVLRDLGRPIMGKTGTTSGPTDVWFVGGVPQMIAGLYLGYDTPTNLGGYVQGGTVAAPIFKDFAKPAFEGMEKLPFTAPAGIRMARVDRGSGRRVFGGWPTSDPLASVIWEAFKPESEPRRGRRDQQEEAEKKAVVRKTAPKAANQGERDFLQREGGIY, via the coding sequence ATGGCGGACGGCAGCATTTCCAGCTTCAAGATGCGGATCACGCGCGAGATCGGCGGGGTCCGCGGATTCTTCGCGCGCGTGCGACACCGCTGGTGGTTCCGCTCGCTGGCGCTGCTGGCGCTGCTCGGCGGGATCGGGCTGTTGCTCATCTGGATCTTCATCGCGCGCAATCTGCCCTCGGTGGACACGCTGCGCAGCTATGAGCCGCCATTGCCCACCAATGTCCGCTCGTACGACGGCACCCCGATCCACAGCTATGCGCGCGAGCGCCGCGTCCAGCTGAGCTATCCGGAATATCCCAAGCAGCTGGTCCACGCCTTCCTCTCCGCCGAGGACAAGACCTTCTTCAGCCATCACGGCGTAGACATTCCCGGCGTCATCTCGGCGTTGATCAACAATTTGACCAGCAGCGGCCGCCCGGTCGGCGCGTCGACGATCACGCAGCAGGTCGCCAAGAATCTGCTCGTCGGCAACGAAGCCAGCTATGTCCGCAAGGCCAAGGAGGGCATCCTCGCCTGGCGGATCGAGAATACGCTGTCGAAGGAGCAGATCCTCGAACTCTATCTCAATTCGATCGAACTCGGGCGCAACGCCGGCGGCGTGGCGGCGGCGAGCGAAGCCTATTTCGGCAAGGATCTGGACGCACTCACGCTGCCGCAAATGGCCTATCTCGCGATCCTGCCCAAGGGCCCGGCCAATTACGATCCCGATCGCCACGCCGAACGCGCGATCGAGCGGCGCAACTGGGTGCTCGGGCAGATGGCCGACAATGGCTTCATCAGCCCCGCCGAGCGCGACGCGGCGCGCGCCGCGCCGCTGGGCACCGTGCCGCGTCAGACTCCCAAGTTCGAGCGCGTCGGCGGCTATTTCGTCGAGGAAGTCCGTCGCCAGCTGATGGACAAGTTCGGCGAGACCAACGCGGCGGGACCTTACAGCGTCTATGGCGGCGGGCTGTGGGTGCGCACCTCACTCGATCCGCGGCTTCAGCAATATGCCCAGAAGGCGTTGCGCGACGGCCTGTTGCGGCTCGAGCGCGGCCGCGGCTGGAGCGGCCCGCTGAACGAGAAGCCGCTCGACCTCGCGCGCGGCTGGCTCCAGCCCTTCCTCAACACCAATATCGGCGTCGATTACGAGAATTGGCGCGCCGCCGTGGCGATCGCCCGCGAAGGCGATTCGTGGCAGCTTGGCTTTGATGACGGCACCACCGGCCGGCTTCCCCGCTGGGCGGCGACGATGCCGGTCCGCGGCAAGGGCGGCGAGGCGTTCAACGCGATCGAAGCGGGCGACATATTGGTCGTCGCCCCCGAAAGCGCCGGCACCTTCGCGCTGCGCAGCGTGCCGCGCATCTCGGGCGGGATGGTGGTCGAGGATCCCCGCACCGGCCAGGTGCTGGCGATGCAGGGCGGGTTCGACTCGCGCATCCAGTCGTTCAATCGCGCCACCCAGGCGCAGCGCCAGCCCGGCTCGACGATCAAGCCTCTGGTCTATGCCGCCGCGATGGAACAGGGGCTCAGCCCCTCCACGATCGTCGTCGATGGCCCCTTCTGCGTCTGGCAGGGCGCCAATCTCGGCCAGAAATGCTTCCGCAATTTCGGAAACATGCGCGGCGCGGGCCCCAAGACATTGCGCTGGGGCGTCGAGCAATCGCGCAACCTGATGACGGTCCAGGTCGCCAACCAGATCGGCATGGACAAGGTCGTCGACCTGATCCAGCGCGTCGGCATCTCGAAGCAGAAGTCCCCGCCCTATCTCAGCTACGCGCTGGGCGCGGGCGAGACGACGGTGATGCGGATGGTCAACGCTTATGCGATCCTGGTCAATCACGGTCGCGCGCTGACCCCCTCGCTGATCGATTTCGTCCAGGATCGCCGCGGCGAGGTGATCTGGCCCGAGAACTGGCGCGCCTGTGAGAAGTGCAACGCCCCCGATTGGGATCGCGGCCCGATGCCCCGCCCGGTCACCCGCGCTCGCCAGGTGATCGAGCCGATGAGCGCCTATCAGATCGTCCATATCACCGAAGGCGTGATCCAGCGCGGCACCGCCACCGTGCTGCGCGATCTCGGCCGCCCGATCATGGGCAAGACCGGCACCACGTCGGGCCCTACCGATGTCTGGTTCGTAGGCGGCGTGCCGCAGATGATCGCCGGCCTCTACCTCGGCTATGACACGCCGACCAACCTCGGCGGCTATGTCCAGGGTGGCACCGTTGCGGCACCGATCTTCAAGGATTTCGCCAAGCCCGCCTTCGAAGGCATGGAGAAATTGCCCTTCACTGCGCCCGCGGGAATCCGCATGGCGCGGGTCGATCGGGGGAGTGGCCGACGCGTGTTCGGCGGCTGGCCGACCAGCGATCCGCTCGCCTCGGTGATCTGGGAAGCCTTCAAGCCCGAAAGCGAACCGCGCCGCGGCCGCCGCGACCAGCAGGAAGAGGCCGAGAAAAAGGCCGTCGTCCGCAAGACCGCGCCCAAGGCCGCGAACCAGGGCGAGCGCGATTTCTTGCAACGCGAGGGCGGAATCTACTAG